In Fusarium oxysporum f. sp. lycopersici 4287 chromosome 12, whole genome shotgun sequence, one DNA window encodes the following:
- a CDS encoding alpha-N-arabinofuranosidase, whose product MQLKFLSSALLFSLTSKCAAQDTNDIPPLITDLWSADPSAHVFEGKLWVYPSHDIEANVVNGTGGAQYAMRDYHTYSMKSIYGKDPVVDHGVALSVDDVPWAKQQMWAPDAAHKNGKYYLYFPAKDKDEIFRIGVAVSNKPSGPFKADKSWIPGTYSIDPASYVDTDNEAYLIWGGIWGGQLQAWQDKKNFNESWIGDKAAPNGTNALSPQIAKLSKDMHKITETPRDLVILAPETGKPLQAEDNKRRFFEGPWIHKRGKLYYLMYSTGDTHFLVYATSKNIYGPYTYRGKILDPVDGWTTHGSIVEYKGQWWLFFADAHTSGKDYLRQVKARKIWYDKNGKILLHRP is encoded by the coding sequence ATGCAGCTCAAGTTTCTGTCTTCAGCATTGCTGTTCTCTCTGACCAGCAAATGCGCTGCGCAAGACACTAATGACATTCCTCCCCTGATCACCGACCTCTGGTCCGCAGATCCCTCGGCTCATGTTTTCGAAGGCAAGCTCTGGGTTTACCCATCTCACGACATCGAAGCCAATGTTGTCAACGGCACAGGAGGCGCTCAATACGCCATGAGGGATTACCATACCTACTCCATGAAGAGCATCTATGGTAAAGATCCCGTTGTCGACCACGGCGTCGCTCTCTCAGTCGATGACGTTCCCTGGGCGAAGCAGCAAATGTGGGCTCCTGACGCAGCTCATAAGAACGGCAAATATTATCTGTACTTCCCcgccaaggacaaggatgaGATCTTCAGAATTGGAGTTGCTGTCTCCAACAAGCCCAGCGGTCCTTTCAAGGCCGACAAGAGCTGGATCCCTGGCACGTACAGTATCGATCCTGCTAGCTACGTCGACACTGATAACGAGGCCTACCTCATCTGGGGCGGTATCTGGGGCGGCCAGCTCCAAGCCTGGCAGGATAAAAAGAACTTTAACGAGTCGTGGATTGGAGACAAGGCTGCTCCTAACGGCACCAATGCCCTATCTCCTCAGATCGCCAAGCTAAGCAAGGACATGCACAAGATCACCGAAACACCCCGCGATCTCGTCATTCTCGCCCCCGAGACAGGCAAGCCTCTTCAGGCTGAGGACAACAAGCGACGATTCTTCGAGGGCCCTTGGATCCACAAGCGCGGCAAGCTTTACTACCTCATGTACTCCACCGGTGATACCCACTTCCTTGTCTACGCTACTTCCAAGAACATCTACGGTCCTTATACCTACCGGGGCAAGATTCTTGATCCTGTTGATGGGTGGACTACTCATGGAAGTATTGTTGAGTATAAGGGACAGTGGTGGCTTTTCTTTGCTGATGCGCATACGTCTGGTAAGGATTACCTTCGACAGGTGAAGGCGAGGAAGATCTGGTATGACAAGAACGGCAAGATCTTGCTTCACCGTCCTTAG